A single window of Microbispora hainanensis DNA harbors:
- a CDS encoding inositol-3-phosphate synthase → MKTGVWLIGARGSVAVTSMLGASAVRAGLAEPTGCVLESPELHSDALPAIGDLVFGGHDISSIPLVKKAAALAEAGIVPARLAGAVQDALLEIEQDVRPLPLHENQAGVADAIGADLDRFRRRHGLDHVVVINVSTTEPAPPPHPAHADLDALRAALDGPEPVLPPSALAAYAALRAGCPYVDFTPSTGARLPALDALARVQGLPYAGHDGKTGETLVKSVLAPMFRLRNLKVRAWSGTNLLGGGDGANLAEPAANAAKSASKQRVLRETLGYTPQGDTRIDFVEDLDDFKTAWDLISFEGFLGTRMRMEFTWHGCDSALAAPLVLDLARLTAAAQQAGCTGPLTELAFFFKDPLGEVPHALAEQWRVLRAFVSALG, encoded by the coding sequence ATGAAAACCGGAGTATGGCTGATAGGAGCACGCGGGTCGGTCGCGGTCACCAGCATGCTCGGGGCGTCTGCGGTGCGGGCGGGCCTGGCCGAGCCGACCGGATGCGTCCTCGAGTCGCCCGAGCTGCACAGCGACGCCCTCCCCGCCATAGGCGACCTGGTCTTCGGCGGCCACGACATCTCCTCGATCCCCCTGGTCAAGAAGGCCGCCGCGCTGGCCGAGGCGGGAATCGTCCCGGCCCGGCTCGCCGGTGCCGTGCAGGACGCGCTGCTCGAAATCGAGCAGGATGTGCGGCCCCTGCCGCTCCACGAGAACCAGGCCGGGGTCGCGGACGCCATCGGCGCCGACCTGGACCGGTTCCGCCGCCGGCACGGGCTGGACCACGTCGTCGTGATCAACGTCTCGACCACGGAACCCGCGCCGCCGCCCCATCCCGCCCACGCCGATCTCGACGCGCTGCGGGCCGCGCTCGACGGCCCGGAGCCCGTCCTGCCGCCCAGCGCCCTGGCCGCCTACGCCGCCCTGCGCGCCGGCTGCCCGTACGTCGACTTCACGCCGTCCACCGGCGCCCGGCTGCCCGCCCTCGACGCCCTGGCCCGAGTGCAGGGGCTGCCGTACGCCGGTCACGACGGCAAGACAGGTGAGACCCTGGTCAAGTCGGTGCTCGCCCCGATGTTCCGGCTGCGCAACCTGAAAGTGCGCGCCTGGTCGGGCACCAACCTGCTGGGCGGCGGCGACGGCGCGAACCTCGCCGAGCCGGCGGCCAACGCGGCCAAGTCGGCCAGCAAGCAGCGCGTGCTGCGCGAGACGCTCGGTTACACCCCGCAGGGCGACACCCGGATCGACTTCGTCGAGGACCTCGACGACTTCAAGACGGCGTGGGACCTGATCTCCTTCGAGGGCTTCCTCGGCACGCGCATGCGCATGGAGTTCACCTGGCACGGCTGCGACTCGGCGCTGGCCGCGCCGCTGGTCCTGGACCTGGCCCGGCTGACGGCGGCCGCCCAGCAGGCCGGGTGTACGGGCCCGCTCACCGAGCTGGCCTTCTTCTTCAAGGACCCCCTCGGGGAGGTGCCCCACGCGCTTGCCGAGCAGTGGCGGGTGCTGCGCGCCTTCGTGTCCGCGCTCGGATGA
- a CDS encoding sugar phosphate isomerase/epimerase family protein, protein MTRPVTLFTGQWADLPFEEVCRLASEWGYDGLEIACWGDHFEVDKALADDSYVERKKETLAKYNLGVWTISNHLLSQAVCDHPIDERHKGILPARIWGDGEPEGVRQRAAEELKDTARAAAKLGVKTVVGFTGSSIWHTLAMFPPVPPSMIEAGYQDFADRFNPILDVFDEVGVRFAHEVHPSEIAYDYHTTVRTLEAIGHRPAFGLNWDPSHMVWQGLDPANFILDFADKIYHVDCKDARVATRDGRRGRLASHLAWADPRRGWDFVSTGRGDVPWEECFRALNHIGYDGPISIEWEDAGMDRLHGAPEALAYIRSLNAITPPDAAFDAAFSSE, encoded by the coding sequence ATGACCAGGCCGGTGACGTTGTTCACGGGGCAGTGGGCGGACCTGCCGTTCGAGGAGGTCTGCCGGCTGGCCTCGGAATGGGGCTACGACGGCCTGGAGATCGCCTGCTGGGGCGACCACTTCGAGGTCGACAAGGCCCTCGCCGACGACTCCTACGTCGAACGCAAGAAGGAGACCCTGGCCAAGTACAACCTCGGGGTGTGGACGATCTCCAACCACCTCCTCAGCCAGGCCGTCTGCGACCACCCCATCGACGAACGCCACAAGGGCATCCTGCCCGCCCGCATCTGGGGCGATGGCGAACCCGAAGGCGTACGGCAGCGCGCCGCCGAGGAACTCAAGGACACCGCCCGCGCGGCGGCCAAGCTCGGCGTCAAGACCGTCGTCGGCTTCACCGGCTCCTCCATCTGGCACACCCTGGCGATGTTCCCCCCGGTGCCGCCGTCCATGATCGAGGCCGGCTACCAGGACTTCGCCGACCGCTTCAACCCGATCCTGGACGTCTTCGACGAGGTGGGGGTGCGGTTCGCGCACGAGGTGCACCCCAGCGAGATCGCCTACGACTACCACACCACGGTGCGGACGCTGGAGGCCATCGGGCACCGGCCGGCCTTCGGGCTGAACTGGGACCCCTCGCACATGGTGTGGCAGGGCCTGGACCCGGCGAACTTCATCCTCGACTTCGCCGACAAGATCTACCACGTCGACTGCAAGGACGCCCGGGTGGCCACCCGCGACGGCCGGCGCGGCCGTCTGGCCTCCCACCTGGCCTGGGCCGATCCCCGCCGCGGCTGGGACTTCGTGTCCACCGGCCGGGGCGACGTGCCGTGGGAGGAGTGCTTCCGCGCGCTCAACCACATCGGCTACGACGGCCCGATCTCCATCGAGTGGGAGGACGCGGGCATGGACCGGCTGCACGGCGCACCCGAGGCCCTCGCCTACATCCGCTCCCTCAACGCCATCACCCCGCCCGACGCCGCCTTCGACGCCGCCTTCTCCTCCGAGTGA
- a CDS encoding ROK family transcriptional regulator, which translates to MDHSKADGHTTDSMSRGGSAGLPADQATVRRSNLALVLRHVSTYGPCSRSAVAVATGLNKTTVTSLVSELQARGLVKETGPQYAGSVGRPSVALALDGSRVGALGVEVNVDYIAAIATDLAGRVLIDRRIGFDAMGSGPERSLDELVRVIEKTVADLDRLGVALAGITVAVPGLIDTTTGTVVVAPNLGWHGVAVAERLSHADIHGDIPITVDNDANLAALAEYTSGVAAGTSDLVYLTGEVGVGGGVISGGRLLGGADGFAGEVGHVMVDPSGERCRCGRLGCWETKVGLAALVRMATPDRAYGTDHQVVRDPEERLADIEQRRAEGDPRVDAAAVEVGRWLGIGAAMLVNLFNPRVIVLGGYFARLADRIIPAAEQELARVGMNGAVERCRFVASTLGFGAASRGAAGVVVERALSDPTSIAIRSSPAIGVIEGTPMARLPHSP; encoded by the coding sequence GTGGACCACAGCAAGGCCGACGGCCACACGACCGACTCGATGAGTCGCGGCGGGTCCGCGGGGCTTCCCGCGGACCAGGCCACCGTGCGCCGTTCGAACCTCGCTCTGGTGCTGCGCCACGTGAGCACGTACGGCCCGTGCTCCCGGTCGGCCGTCGCCGTCGCGACCGGGTTGAACAAGACCACCGTCACCAGCCTGGTGAGCGAGCTGCAGGCACGCGGACTGGTCAAGGAGACGGGCCCGCAGTACGCGGGCTCCGTCGGCCGTCCGAGTGTCGCGCTCGCCCTGGACGGCTCGCGAGTCGGCGCCCTGGGCGTCGAAGTCAACGTCGACTACATCGCCGCGATCGCCACCGACCTCGCCGGCCGGGTGCTCATCGACCGGCGCATCGGCTTCGACGCGATGGGATCGGGCCCGGAACGGTCACTGGACGAGCTCGTCCGCGTGATCGAGAAAACCGTCGCCGATCTCGACCGGCTCGGGGTCGCGCTGGCGGGGATCACCGTGGCGGTCCCCGGCCTGATCGACACCACGACCGGCACCGTCGTCGTCGCCCCGAACCTCGGCTGGCACGGCGTGGCGGTGGCGGAGCGGCTGTCCCACGCGGACATCCACGGAGACATCCCCATCACGGTGGACAACGACGCCAACCTCGCCGCGCTCGCCGAGTACACCTCGGGTGTCGCGGCGGGCACCTCCGATCTGGTCTACCTCACCGGCGAGGTGGGCGTCGGCGGCGGCGTCATCTCCGGCGGCCGGTTGCTGGGCGGAGCGGACGGATTCGCCGGGGAGGTCGGCCACGTAATGGTCGATCCCTCCGGCGAGCGGTGCCGCTGCGGCCGTCTCGGCTGCTGGGAGACGAAGGTCGGACTGGCCGCGTTGGTCCGCATGGCCACACCCGACCGCGCGTACGGCACGGACCACCAGGTCGTCCGCGACCCGGAGGAACGGCTGGCCGACATCGAGCAGCGGCGTGCGGAGGGAGACCCCCGTGTCGACGCCGCCGCAGTGGAGGTGGGCAGGTGGCTCGGAATCGGAGCGGCCATGCTGGTCAACCTCTTCAACCCGCGAGTGATCGTGCTGGGCGGCTACTTCGCCAGGCTCGCCGACCGGATAATCCCGGCGGCTGAGCAGGAGCTGGCGCGTGTGGGCATGAACGGCGCCGTCGAGCGCTGCCGGTTCGTCGCCTCCACACTCGGCTTCGGCGCCGCCTCACGCGGCGCGGCCGGAGTCGTCGTCGAGCGAGCGTTGTCCGACCCCACGAGCATCGCGATCCGATCATCCCCCGCCATCGGAGTGATCGAGGGCACCCCGATGGCCCGACTGCCCCACTCACCCTGA
- a CDS encoding sugar ABC transporter ATP-binding protein has translation MRGIVKQFPGVRALDGVDLEVRAGEVHCLLGQNGAGKSTLIKILSGAHAPDEGEVLLDGSPVRLAPPTAAMGHGIATIYQELDLVDGLSVSENIFLGHEPARLGFSRRGEADRAAAQLLGRLGHGEIRPRTEVGRLSPAHKQIVSMARALSHSARLIIMDEPSAALAHDEVANLFRVIRDLTSQGVAVIYISHRLEEIREIGDRVTVLKDGRTVAVGLSAKDTPTGQIVALMTGRNVEYVFPPRPGRDVHEGRPEVLRVEGLTLPGRFADVSFSVRAGEIVGLAGLVGSGRSEIVEAIYGARRASGRVVLDGRVVRGGSTTRAVRMGMGLAPEERKAQALLLDHPVAQNITLASLSRYTRPRWLGWLDRRAELAEATRLAQALDIRPPDPRRPVRTLSGGNQQKAVLGRWLAEDRKLLLLDEPTRGVDVGARAELYALVRRLADDGIGVVLVSSEVPEVLGLADRVLVVREGRIVHEAPAEDLDEHRVLDLVMVSTEQTTGRAAGRSAGQAAEQSAGQTAGQAAGSDGEATLATDSDSGSDAGSGVAIPPSEGAFDD, from the coding sequence ATGCGAGGAATCGTCAAGCAGTTTCCCGGCGTACGTGCGCTGGATGGTGTGGACCTGGAGGTCAGGGCTGGTGAGGTGCACTGCCTGCTCGGGCAGAACGGGGCCGGGAAGTCCACGCTGATCAAGATCTTGTCGGGTGCGCATGCGCCGGATGAGGGGGAGGTGCTGCTGGACGGCTCGCCCGTGCGGCTGGCGCCGCCGACCGCGGCGATGGGGCATGGCATCGCGACGATCTATCAGGAGCTCGACCTGGTGGACGGGTTGAGCGTGTCGGAGAACATCTTCTTGGGTCATGAGCCGGCGCGGCTGGGGTTTTCGCGGCGGGGTGAGGCCGATCGGGCGGCGGCGCAGTTGCTGGGCCGGTTGGGGCATGGGGAGATCCGGCCGCGGACCGAGGTGGGCCGGTTGTCGCCGGCGCACAAGCAGATCGTGAGCATGGCGCGGGCGTTGTCGCATTCGGCCCGGTTGATCATCATGGACGAGCCGTCGGCGGCGTTGGCCCATGACGAGGTGGCCAATCTGTTCCGGGTGATCCGTGATCTCACCTCGCAGGGGGTGGCGGTGATCTACATCTCCCATCGTTTGGAGGAGATCCGGGAGATCGGGGATCGGGTCACGGTGTTGAAGGACGGGCGGACGGTCGCGGTGGGGTTGTCGGCCAAGGACACTCCGACCGGGCAGATCGTGGCGTTGATGACGGGCCGGAATGTGGAGTATGTGTTCCCGCCGCGGCCGGGCCGGGATGTCCATGAGGGGCGGCCGGAGGTGCTGCGGGTGGAGGGGCTGACGCTGCCGGGCCGGTTCGCGGATGTGTCGTTCAGTGTGCGGGCGGGGGAGATCGTCGGGCTGGCGGGGCTGGTCGGGTCGGGTCGTAGTGAGATCGTCGAGGCGATCTACGGGGCGCGGCGGGCGAGCGGCCGGGTGGTGCTGGATGGCCGGGTGGTGCGTGGGGGCAGCACGACGCGGGCGGTGCGGATGGGGATGGGCCTGGCGCCGGAGGAGCGTAAGGCGCAGGCGTTGCTGCTGGATCATCCGGTGGCGCAGAACATCACGCTGGCGAGTTTGAGCCGGTACACCAGGCCGCGGTGGCTGGGGTGGCTGGATCGGCGGGCGGAGCTGGCCGAGGCGACGCGGTTGGCGCAGGCGCTGGATATTCGTCCGCCGGATCCGCGGCGTCCGGTGCGGACGTTGTCGGGGGGCAACCAGCAGAAGGCGGTGCTGGGGCGGTGGCTGGCCGAGGACCGCAAGTTGTTGTTGCTGGACGAGCCGACGCGTGGGGTGGATGTCGGGGCGCGGGCGGAGTTGTACGCGTTGGTGCGCCGGCTGGCCGATGACGGCATCGGGGTGGTGCTGGTGTCCAGTGAGGTGCCCGAGGTGCTGGGGCTGGCCGATCGGGTGCTGGTGGTGCGTGAGGGCCGGATCGTGCACGAGGCCCCGGCCGAGGACCTGGACGAACACCGCGTGCTCGACCTCGTGATGGTCTCCACCGAACAAACCACCGGGCGGGCCGCCGGGCGAAGCGCCGGACAGGCCGCCGAGCAAAGCGCTGGGCAGACGGCCGGGCAGGCCGCCGGCTCCGATGGCGAGGCCACCCTCGCCACTGATTCCGACTCCGGCTCCGATGCCGGGTCTGGTGTTGCAATTCCCCCCTCTGAAGGAGCGTTCGATGATTGA
- a CDS encoding ABC transporter substrate-binding protein → MDKNVGRRGFLWSGAVLGAGALVTACTSNEPAAQASAPAAAPAAAATGGNDAPGEKVVIGFSAPAADHGWIAAISKNATDAAAQFSDVEFKAVEPTNDINQQISAVESLIQAKVDALVILPNDGEQLNQVARQAMDAGIPVINLDRVFPDKLSYRTWLGGDNYGMGVAAGHFIGKTLKDKGVSDPVILEIQGIATLPLTQERSKGFADALKTYGFSVTAQQDAKFTVESGTQVASNLLQAHKKIDAIWNHDDDQGIGVLAAIKEAGRDEFFMVGGAGSANAMRDIQADNGVLKATVTYSPTMAGSAIKLARLIAQGKGMSDLLEQEVPQSLTLSSATVTKDNAAQYLPLGFES, encoded by the coding sequence ATGGACAAGAACGTCGGCCGGCGCGGCTTCCTGTGGAGTGGAGCCGTCCTCGGCGCTGGCGCACTCGTCACGGCCTGCACGAGCAACGAGCCCGCCGCGCAGGCGAGCGCACCGGCCGCGGCCCCCGCGGCCGCGGCCACGGGCGGCAACGACGCCCCTGGTGAGAAGGTCGTCATCGGTTTCTCGGCTCCGGCCGCCGACCACGGCTGGATCGCCGCCATCAGCAAGAACGCGACGGACGCGGCCGCGCAGTTCTCCGATGTGGAGTTCAAGGCGGTCGAGCCGACCAACGACATCAACCAGCAGATCTCGGCGGTGGAGTCGCTGATCCAGGCCAAGGTCGACGCGCTGGTGATCCTGCCCAACGACGGTGAGCAGCTCAACCAGGTCGCCCGGCAGGCGATGGACGCGGGCATCCCGGTGATCAACCTGGACCGGGTCTTCCCCGACAAGCTGTCGTACCGGACCTGGCTGGGCGGCGACAACTACGGCATGGGCGTGGCGGCGGGCCACTTCATCGGCAAGACGCTCAAGGACAAGGGCGTGTCCGACCCGGTGATCCTGGAGATCCAGGGCATCGCGACGCTGCCGCTGACCCAGGAGCGCAGCAAGGGCTTCGCCGACGCGCTGAAGACCTACGGGTTCTCGGTGACCGCGCAGCAGGACGCGAAGTTCACGGTGGAGTCGGGCACGCAGGTGGCCAGCAACCTGCTGCAGGCGCACAAGAAGATCGACGCGATCTGGAACCACGACGACGACCAGGGCATCGGTGTGCTCGCCGCGATCAAGGAGGCCGGTCGCGACGAGTTCTTCATGGTCGGCGGCGCCGGCTCGGCCAACGCGATGCGCGACATCCAGGCCGACAACGGCGTGCTGAAGGCCACGGTCACCTACAGCCCCACGATGGCCGGTTCGGCGATCAAGCTGGCGCGGCTGATCGCGCAGGGCAAGGGCATGAGCGACCTGCTGGAGCAGGAGGTGCCCCAGTCGCTCACGCTGTCCTCGGCGACCGTCACCAAGGACAACGCCGCCCAGTATCTGCCGCTCGGGTTCGAGTCATGA
- a CDS encoding ROK family transcriptional regulator, which translates to MSKEPHLTRAPSGAAPPAGPAALRRANLSLVLRELRDHISLSRADIAEATGLHRATVSNLMAELLERRLVREVGVEHVGAIGRPRRAVALHGAHVGALGMEINVDYIAVHGTDLSGRVLVERRVVYDTMGSGPDNSVRRLGLVAKEAVEAMRRAGAAPAGIVVAVPGLVDVARGVVTLAPNLYWRDLPLADQLSAILGPLQVPVRVDNDANLAAVAEFTSGIAAGTPDLVYLTGEVGVGGGIISGGRLLRGADGFSGEVGHLRVDPNGDQCGCGRVGCWETKVGLAALVRAAMPEQAYGLPGMPVPDPGERMADIARGLASGDRRMMMAVAQVGEWLGLGGSILANLFNPRVIVIGGYFASLAQWLLPHAQDQLQRLVVAAPAAQCRFVASTLGFGAASRGAASMVVNHIIDDPATIMDPLPGPAVY; encoded by the coding sequence GTGTCGAAGGAACCGCACCTCACCCGCGCCCCGAGCGGCGCCGCGCCGCCGGCGGGTCCCGCCGCCCTCCGCAGGGCGAACCTCTCGCTGGTGCTGCGCGAGCTGCGCGACCACATCTCCTTGTCCCGCGCCGACATCGCGGAGGCGACCGGGCTGCACCGGGCCACCGTCTCCAACCTCATGGCCGAGCTCCTGGAACGGCGGCTCGTACGGGAGGTCGGCGTCGAGCACGTGGGTGCGATCGGGCGTCCGAGACGGGCGGTCGCGCTGCACGGCGCGCACGTCGGCGCCCTCGGCATGGAGATCAACGTCGACTACATCGCGGTTCACGGCACCGACCTCAGCGGCCGGGTCCTGGTCGAGCGCAGGGTGGTCTACGACACGATGGGCAGCGGCCCGGACAACTCCGTGCGCCGGCTCGGTCTCGTGGCCAAGGAGGCCGTGGAGGCGATGCGCCGGGCCGGGGCGGCCCCTGCCGGCATCGTCGTGGCCGTCCCCGGGCTCGTGGACGTGGCCCGTGGAGTCGTGACACTCGCGCCGAACCTCTACTGGCGCGATCTCCCCCTCGCCGACCAGCTGAGCGCCATACTCGGCCCGCTGCAGGTTCCGGTGCGGGTGGACAACGACGCCAACCTCGCCGCGGTGGCCGAATTCACCTCGGGCATCGCCGCCGGCACACCCGACCTGGTCTACCTCACCGGTGAGGTCGGCGTCGGCGGCGGCATCATCTCGGGTGGCAGGCTGCTGCGCGGAGCGGACGGATTCTCCGGCGAGGTCGGACATCTGCGGGTCGATCCGAACGGCGACCAGTGCGGCTGCGGCCGCGTCGGCTGCTGGGAGACCAAGGTCGGACTGGCCGCACTCGTCCGTGCCGCCATGCCGGAGCAGGCGTACGGCCTGCCCGGCATGCCGGTGCCCGACCCCGGTGAACGGATGGCCGACATCGCCAGAGGCCTGGCCTCGGGCGACCGTCGGATGATGATGGCGGTGGCGCAGGTGGGCGAGTGGCTCGGGCTCGGCGGCTCGATCCTTGCCAACCTGTTCAACCCGCGAGTGATCGTCATCGGAGGCTACTTCGCCTCACTGGCCCAGTGGCTGCTCCCGCACGCGCAGGACCAGCTGCAACGGCTCGTGGTGGCCGCCCCCGCCGCCCAGTGCCGGTTCGTCGCCTCCACGCTCGGCTTCGGTGCCGCCTCCCGCGGCGCCGCGAGCATGGTGGTCAACCACATCATCGACGACCCTGCGACGATCATGGATCCATTACCCGGGCCGGCAGTTTACTGA
- a CDS encoding ABC transporter permease translates to MPGLVLQFPPLKERSMIEVDQAAQAGPRVAAGPGGRFGRLGEVRHLGLVAALVLLAIVGLVTRPENFATSSNLVSILALASTIGVITVGMTFVIIGGGIDLSVGALMALASVWATTLATQSYGPIVMIVCAVLVGTGAGLLNGILIAYGRMVPFIATLAMMVAGRGLAQRMSNQRTQLVQPDNSLIVDLSTTRLLGLPLLVYVFALVVLIGWVVLNRTTFGRRTYAVGGNPEAARLAGIDVRKHTLMLYALSGLCCGIAAVLIMARTTTGSSTHGDLYELDAIAAVIIGGTLLSGGRGTIIGSILGLLIFTVITNLFILNGLNTADQLVAKGAIIVIAVLLQRRSLRTHT, encoded by the coding sequence ATGCCGGGTCTGGTGTTGCAATTCCCCCCTCTGAAGGAGCGTTCGATGATTGAGGTCGATCAGGCCGCGCAGGCCGGCCCGCGCGTAGCGGCGGGTCCGGGCGGGCGGTTCGGCCGGCTGGGCGAGGTCCGGCACCTGGGGCTGGTCGCGGCGTTGGTGCTGCTGGCGATCGTGGGTCTGGTGACCAGGCCGGAGAACTTCGCCACCTCGTCCAACCTGGTGAGCATTCTGGCGCTGGCCTCGACGATCGGTGTGATCACGGTCGGGATGACGTTCGTGATCATCGGGGGTGGCATCGACCTGTCGGTCGGGGCGTTGATGGCGCTGGCCTCGGTGTGGGCGACGACGCTGGCCACGCAGTCCTACGGGCCGATCGTGATGATCGTGTGCGCGGTGCTGGTCGGCACCGGCGCGGGACTGTTGAACGGCATTTTGATCGCCTATGGGCGGATGGTGCCGTTCATCGCGACGCTGGCGATGATGGTGGCCGGGCGTGGCCTGGCGCAGCGGATGTCGAACCAGCGCACGCAGCTGGTGCAGCCGGACAACTCGCTGATCGTGGACCTGTCGACCACGCGGCTGCTCGGGCTGCCGTTGCTGGTGTATGTGTTCGCGCTGGTGGTGCTGATCGGCTGGGTGGTGCTGAACCGTACGACGTTCGGCCGGCGCACCTATGCGGTGGGCGGCAACCCCGAGGCGGCGCGGCTGGCCGGTATCGACGTGCGCAAGCACACGCTGATGTTGTACGCGCTGTCGGGTCTGTGCTGCGGGATCGCCGCGGTGCTGATCATGGCGCGGACCACGACGGGGTCGTCCACGCATGGTGATCTGTACGAGCTGGACGCGATCGCGGCGGTGATCATCGGTGGGACGCTGCTGAGCGGCGGCCGGGGCACGATCATCGGGTCGATCCTGGGTCTGCTGATCTTCACGGTGATCACCAACCTGTTCATCCTCAACGGTCTGAACACCGCCGACCAGCTCGTCGCCAAGGGCGCGATCATCGTCATCGCCGTGCTCCTGCAGCGGCGCAGCCTCAGAACACACACCTGA
- a CDS encoding Gfo/Idh/MocA family protein, with amino-acid sequence MRPVAGIGMIGYAFMGRTHSQAWRSVDAFFDLPIKPAMVAVAGRSAEATAQAAEKLGWAHAETDWKRLLERDDVQIVDICTPGDSHAEIAIAALAAGKHVLCEKPLANTVAEAEAMAAAAREAAARGVRSMVAFNYRRVPAVALARRFVEEGRLGEIRHVRAQYLQDWIVDPEFPLVWRLQKDKAGSGALGDIGAHIIDTAEFITGQLLTGVSAMTETFVKERPLAASSAGLSAGGGAGRGPVTVDDAALFIGRFSGGALGSFEATRFATGRKNALRIEVNGSAGSLAFDFESMNELWFHDHAIGSAEHGFRRVLVTEPDHPYAGAWWPPGHGLGYEHTFVHEAKDFLEAIAAGTDPTPSFEDGLRVQRVLAAVEQSAAEGSRFTSVEDS; translated from the coding sequence ATGAGGCCTGTCGCCGGGATCGGCATGATCGGCTACGCGTTCATGGGCCGTACGCACTCGCAGGCGTGGCGCAGCGTGGACGCGTTCTTCGACCTGCCGATCAAGCCCGCGATGGTGGCGGTCGCCGGCCGGTCCGCCGAGGCGACCGCGCAGGCGGCCGAGAAGCTGGGGTGGGCCCACGCGGAGACCGACTGGAAGCGGCTCCTCGAACGCGATGACGTGCAGATCGTGGACATCTGCACGCCGGGTGACAGCCATGCCGAGATCGCGATCGCGGCGCTGGCGGCGGGCAAGCACGTGCTGTGCGAGAAGCCGCTGGCCAACACCGTGGCCGAGGCCGAGGCGATGGCCGCGGCGGCGCGGGAGGCGGCGGCGCGCGGCGTGCGCAGCATGGTCGCCTTCAACTACCGCCGCGTGCCCGCGGTCGCGCTGGCCCGGCGGTTCGTGGAGGAGGGCAGGCTCGGCGAGATCCGGCACGTGCGGGCGCAGTATCTGCAGGACTGGATCGTCGACCCCGAGTTCCCCCTGGTCTGGCGGCTGCAGAAGGACAAGGCGGGATCGGGCGCCCTCGGCGACATCGGCGCCCACATCATCGACACCGCCGAATTCATCACCGGTCAGCTGCTGACCGGGGTGTCGGCGATGACCGAGACCTTCGTCAAGGAGCGTCCCCTGGCGGCCAGCTCGGCCGGGCTCTCGGCCGGCGGCGGAGCCGGGAGGGGCCCGGTCACCGTGGACGACGCCGCGCTGTTCATCGGCCGGTTCAGTGGTGGCGCGCTGGGCTCTTTCGAGGCCACCCGCTTCGCCACCGGGCGTAAGAACGCGCTGCGCATCGAGGTCAACGGCTCGGCGGGCAGCCTGGCCTTCGACTTCGAGTCGATGAACGAGCTGTGGTTCCACGACCACGCCATCGGCAGCGCCGAGCACGGTTTCCGGCGGGTGCTGGTCACCGAGCCGGACCACCCGTACGCCGGGGCATGGTGGCCGCCGGGCCACGGCCTCGGTTACGAGCACACCTTCGTCCACGAGGCGAAGGACTTCCTGGAGGCGATCGCCGCCGGCACCGACCCCACGCCGTCCTTCGAGGACGGGCTGCGGGTGCAGCGGGTGCTGGCGGCCGTCGAGCAGAGCGCGGCTGAGGGCAGCCGCTTCACAAGTGTGGAGGATTCATGA